The Apodemus sylvaticus chromosome 5, mApoSyl1.1, whole genome shotgun sequence genome has a segment encoding these proteins:
- the LOC127684639 gene encoding olfactory receptor 2G3-like, whose translation MGHMKLNFTVTEFVFLGLSSDPKVQLVLFFVFLFFYMLSVVGNIIIITIIQIEPRLHTPMYFFLTNLSFLDICYTSTNVPQMLSNMVGNKKTIPFASCATQMYFSLSFGMIECVLLGVMAYDRYVAICHPLHYTVIMDQNTCVQLAAISWCSSFLSSMVINVLTLSLPYCGPNVLNHFFCEVPSVLRLACTDTSLTELVVFVFSIIIVFIPFLLIIVSYARILLSVLRMRSASGRHKALSTCASHLTVVTLFYGTAIFMYMRPQSKSSRAGGKVIAVFYTVVTPMLNPLIYSLRNQDVKGSLRRAITKQKT comes from the coding sequence ATGGGCCATATGAAATTAAATTTCACAGTGACTGAATTTGTGTTCTTGGGGCTTTCATCTGATCCCAAGGTACAGCTGGTTCTCTTTTTTGTAttcttgtttttctatatgttGTCAGTGGTTGGCAATATCATCATAATTACTATTATCCAGATAGAGCCTCGCCTGCatacccccatgtacttcttcctcactAATTTGTCCTTTCTGGACATCTGCTACACATCCACCAATGTCCCGCAGATGCTTTCCAACATGGTGGGGAATAAGAAGACCATCCCATTTGCCAGCTGTGCCACTCAGATGTACTTCTCACTCTCCTTTGGAATGATTGAATGTGTTCTTCTTGGTGTTATGGCTTATGACAGATATGTAGCCATTTGTCATCCTCTCCATTACACTGTTATTATGGACCAAAACACCTGTGTCCAACTGGCAGCCATTTCTTGGTGCAGTAGCTTCCTCAGTTCCATGGTTATCAATGTCCTCACCTTGAGTTTACCCTACTGTGGACCAAATGTCCTGAATCACTTTTTCTGTGAGGTTCCTTCAGTTCTGAGACTGGCTTGTACCGACACTTCACTTACTGAACTGGTGGTTTTTGTATTCAGTATCATCATTGTCTTCATTCCTTTCCTCCTCATTATTGTTTCCTATGCCCGCATCCTTCTTTCTGTTCTCAGGATGAGATCAGCCTCTGGGAGGCACAAGGCTCTATCCACTTGTGCCTCCCATCTCACAGTTGTGACCTTATTTTATGGAACTGCCATCTTTATGTACATGAGACCCCAGTCAAAATCCTCCAGGGCGGGTGGTAAGGTAATTGCAGTATTCTACACAGTAGTTACACCTATGCTCAACCCACTAATTTATAGCCTAAGGAATCAGGATGTCAAAGGGTCTCTGAGGAGAGCTATCACAAAACAGAAGACATAA